Part of the Chthoniobacterales bacterium genome is shown below.
GTCGATGACGATTGCCTTGTCCACTTGATCGAGGCCGACAATGTTAGTATGAGCGCCGGGTTTTTCCTTGGAGCGATAGAAGCTGCGAAATAAGGCGCGCCGCAGAATGTCATCGACCAAGGTGGATTTTCCGCTGCCAGAAACTCCGGTGACGCAGGTGAGGAGGCCGAGGGGAAACGCGGCGGTGACGTTTCTGAGATTGTTTTCACTGGCACCCACGATGGTAAGCCAACCGACGGAGCGGCTCGGGTCGGCCAGCAAATCCTCACGTGGATGATGGCGCTCACGAGGCACATTGATCTTTTGGCGACCAGAGAGAAACGCGCCGGTCAATGAGGTGGGCGATGTTAGGATTTCTTCGATGGTTCCCTGCGCGACTAACTGTCCGCCGCGCGGGCCGGCTCCGGGTCCCATGTCGAAAATATAGTCGGCGGCGCGAATCGTGTCCTCGTCGTGCTCGACCACGATCACGCTGTTACCCAAATCGCGGAGGCGGCGCAGAGTTCCTAACAATCTATCGTTGTCACGCTGATGCAGCCCGATGCTCGGCTCGTCGAGCACATAGAGCACACCCGCGAGGCCGGAGCCGATTTGCGTCGCGAGCCTGATGCGTTGTGCTTCGCCGCCGGAGAGCGTGCCGCTTTCGCGATTCAAGGAAAGATAGCCGAGGCCGACTTCTGATAGGAATCCAAGTCGATTGCGAATTTCCCGAAGGACTTCCTCGGTGATCTGCAGTTGCTGAGTGGTGACGGCGAGTTTCGTCATGAAATCTGCCGCCTCGGCGATAGTGAGCTGGCAGAAGGTGTGAATGTTCAGCTCCTTGCCGTCGGTCGAGCGAATCGTAACGGCGAGAATTTCCGGCTTGAGCCGGGCTCCCTGGCAAACGGGGCAGGGGTGACGCGACATAAATCCGCGAATGCGCACCTTGGTGAATTCACTTTCAGTCGTCTCATAGAGCCGCTCCATCTGCGGGAGCACGCCCTCAAATGGCTTGTGCACCGTCTTGCCATTGGCGGTCATTTTGATGGCAATGTCCTCGTCACCCGTTCCAAAAAGCACGGCGCGGCGAAATTTTTCGGGCAGCTTCGACCACGGCTTGTCCATCGGGACCTGGTAGTGTGCGACCAGCGCTCCGAGCAAAATCCGGTAGTAGGCCACCATGCGTTTCGTGCCCTTGTTCCAGGGAGTGATGGCTCCCTCGGCGAGCGTTTTGTCGAAATCGGAAATCATCAAATCCGGGTCGCAGACTTGCTGCGTGCCGAGGCCGTGACACACCGGACACGCCCCGAGATGCGAGTTGAAGGAAAAATGCTTTGGCGCGGGAGGCGTCATGGTGAAGCCGGTGCGCGGGTTCGAGAAATTCGTTGAAAATTTCTCGTCCTTCCACTGCGCGTCGTCGGGAGACTGGACGAGAAGTTGCAGTTGATTCGCGCTCCACTTCAGCGTCGTCTCGACAGAATCCGCCAGCCGCGACCGGACGCCTTCCCGCACGACGAGTCGATCCACGACAGCCTCGATGGTGTGCGGTTTGTTCTTTGCCAGACGTGGAATTTCCGGCGTGCTGATTTCGATCATTTCGCCGTCGATGCGGACGCGGACAAAGCCCTCACGCTTTATTTTTTCCAGCACGTCGCGAAATTCGCCGGTCTGATTTTCCACCAGCGGCGCGAGGAGGACGAGCTTGGTGCCCTCGGCGTGCTCGAGAATGCGATCCACGATTTGCTGCGGCGTCTGCTTGCGGATTTCCTCACCCGTCGCCGGATCGTGCGGCTGGCCAATCGAGGAAAAAAGCAGGCGCAGGTAGTCGAAAATCTCCGTGGTCGTGGCAATCGTCGAACGCGGATTCGCCCCGGAAGAGCGCTGTTCGATCGCTATCGCCGGTGATAATCCCTCGATAAAGTCCACGTCGGGCTTCTGCATTTGATCGAGAAATTGCCGGGCGTAGGCGGACAGACTCTCGACGTAACGGCGCTGGCCCTCGGCGTAAAGCGTGTCGAAGGCGAGCGACGATTTGCCCGAACCGCTCATGCCCGTGATCACAACCAGTTTGTCCCGCGGAATTTCCACCGTCAGGTTTTTTAGATTGTGCTGGCGAGCACCGGTGATTTTGATAATTTGAGCTGGCATCGGGCGTGAAACCTCGAATCAGCAACCTAAGCACAAGCCCACGCCAGTCACCAGAATCTTTTCCGTTATGAGCCAATCCGACAAAGCCCTTCCCACTCCCGAGGAGTATGCCGATCTCGTGCTTTATTACAGAAAAATGAAACACGACATCAATAACTCGCTCGCCGTAATGATGGCCTTGGCCGAGCTTTCCCAGCGCCGCGCGGAGCACGTGCCGAAGTTGATCGACATCGTTCTGGAAAAAGCCACCAAAACTGCGGACGACTTGAAGCTTTTTCAAGCCAAGCTGAACGCGCTTTTGCCAGCCGTTCCAGAATAAGCCGATTTCCCATTTCCTCCCCCACAACATGAAAAAATCTGCCGCGACTCCGGTCGCTTTCGCCGCTTCTGTCGCCTTGGTTTTTTTTGCATGGGAGTTTTATGCGTCTGCGGCCGACGTGGCCCCGCTTGATCCGCATCAGATTTTGCAGGAGTTGGAGGATATTCAGACGAAGCAGAAGACTGTTTCCAGCACGATCCAAAAGCGAAACATGGATCTGGTTTTCAAGGCTGCGGGCAGCAAAGAGGCGGCGATGGCGCTCTATGAAGAGGCGTTGATGGCGACGCAATTTCAAGGCGTGAATCGGGAAAATACCCAGTTTCGCGACTGGAAGAAGGCTCACGAGGAGCAACTCAAGAACAGCGATTTCCGCGAGTCTGTCCGACTGCATCTTTTCTATCTCGGTCTCAGCTTGAGGAAAGCCGCCGATGCCAAGCCCGAAGATCTCGTGCCGCAAGTGTCCGATTATTTGAGAATCCTCGACGCCTCCTGGGAGGCCGTTGACGTAAAGGAATCGCTCCTAAAAAGCTCGGTCTCCGATGGAATTTTTTCCAAATGGCTGGGACTTGGACCCGAATTGGCGAAGGCGGAAAACTGGGAAATGAACCCCGGCAAGTCCGACGCCATCGCCGCAAAATATCTACTGCCCCAATGGCGCAAACAGAAGAATCCCGCATTGCTGTCTTACTGGGATGCACGGCTCGCCCGCGAGGCTGCGGTGTCGGGCAATGCCAAGCTCGACTTTCAGGAAAAGAATTTCGCCACGGTGCGCAGGCCCGAGTTGCTCTGGCAGCGCTCCCAGGAACTGGTGGTTCTCGATCAGCCAAATCGTGCGGCACAGGAGATGTTTTCGTTAATTAAGAACTACCCGAACCATCCGAAAATCACGGAGTGGATTGCCACTTTGCAGAAGCTCCTGCAACCGGAATCGGCTCCGAAGGCTGAGTAAGAGCGAACTTAGCCGAAGTTTCGCTTGGAGTCGAATGCACTCGCCTGTGGCGGGTTAGTGAGAAAACTCGCAAGCTGCGAGTTAGTTGGTGCTCACGAGAGGACTTGAACCTCCACTCTGTTAGGAATACGATTCTGAGTCGTACGCGTCTGCCATTCCGCCACGTGAGCAATTTTGGAATTTTACTGATAGTCGAATTCCGCGACTTGAAAACTGATTTCTTCTACGAGATGCGCATCGGCATCAGAACGTAAAGGAACGGCGTCTGGATTTTGATAACGCCGGGACTCATCTCATCAATCAGATCGAGGAAAACTTCGTCGTTCGGCAGGTTGCGCAGCGGCGCCATGAGGAATTCCGGATTGAAGGCAATCGCCATGTCCTTGCCCTTGTAGGTGACTGCGACAGACTCGCGGGCCTCGCCGACGTCGGGCGTGTTGGCCGTAATGTCGATGTTGTTTTTGCTGAAGATGAGTTTGACCGAGTTGGACTTATCGCTGGCGAGAATGGCGACGCGGCGCACGCAGTTGAGGAAGGATTCGCGCTCCAGAATGACGCGCTCGCGAGCCTCGCCGGGGATCACCTGGCGATAGTTTGGGTAGTTTCCTTCGATCAGTTTGGAAATGAGTAGAGTGTTATTCAACTCGAATGCAACCTGGTTGTCGGAGATGGAAACTTTCACCTCGCCGTCGTCCTTGAGCAGACGCGAAATCTCGGTAATCGCCTTGGTCGGAATGATAACTTCCGTCTCCTGGCTGCGCGGGAATTCGAGTTCGATATCGACCAAAGCCAGACGGCGGCCATCGGTTGCAACGAGCGAAAGTTTGTTTTCCTTGAAGCTGTGTAGGACGCCATTCAGCACGTAGCGGGTTTCGTCCGTCGAAATGGCGTAAGCGGTTTTTTTGAGACCGTCCTTGAGTTCCTTTTGCTTAATGTTGAAGACGCGGGCGTTTTCAAAGCGGGAGAGGGGAGGAAATTCTTCCTCGGGCAAGCCGAGGATTTTGAAGAAGGAAGCGCCGCAACGAATCGAGGCGGAATTTTTTGAATCAACATCGAACTGGATGTCCGAGGAAGGCAGTTCGCGAACGATGCTGGAAAGGCGGCGCGCCGGCAGTGTGGTGGCTCCGATTCTTTCCACCGTCGCCTCGACTTGGATGCGAATTCCGACATCGAGGTCGGTTGTGGTCAGGGTCAAACCGCTTTCCGTGGCCTGAATCAGCACATTGGACAGAATTGGGAGGGTCGTGCGGGTGCTGACGACGTTCTGCACGGCTTGGAGGCCTTCGTTGAGTTTTTCTTTGCTAACGCTGAATTTCATGAGTGGGTAAAAGTGCGGTTTGGGAAGAGGATGCGAAACTATGCGTGGAACGCTCGGCGTGTCCACTCTTTACGGGTGATTACTTGGTGTTTTTAACGCTGCAATTGCGAGTCGATGAGGGAAACGGCGCGCCGAGTGGTCTCGTCGTTGGCGATTTTCTCGTTCACCACCTTGCAGGCGTGGAGGACGGTGCCGTGATCGCGACCGCCGAACGCCTCTCCAATCTCATTGAGTGAGGATTTGGTGAGCTGACGGGCGAGATACATGGCGACCTGGCGCGGATAAGCGATGTTGGCGGGGCGGCGCTTGCTCGTCATGTCAGCAATGCGGACATCGTAATGTTCCGCCACGCGCCGCTGGATTTGATCGATCGTGACGGTTTTCTTGGCTTCCTCGTTGAGAATATCCTTGAGGAGATTTTCGATGACGTCGCGGTCCAAGTCCTTGCCGCTGAGCGACGCAAAAGACGCCACCCGCAGGAGGGCGCCTTCGAGTCGGCGGACATTGGTGCGAATGCGCTGCGCTAGAAATTCAAAAACCTTGGCGTCGAGCTTGATGCTGAGCGTCGCGGCTTTTTTCCGCAGAATCGCCATGCGCGTCTCGATGTCGGGCGGCTGCAACTCCGCCGTCATGCCCCATTCGAATCGGGAAACGAGGCGATGCTCCAGATTGGCGATTTCGCTGGCTGGACGATCCGAGGACAGCACGATCTGTTTGTGCCCCTCGAAAAGCGTGTTGAACGTGTGGAAAAACTCCTCCTGCGAACGTTCCTTGCCCGCGAGAAACTGAATGTCGTCGATCAGCAGCACATCGGCCTGACGATATTTCTTGCGAAACTTCACCAAGGAATTGTGCTGGATCGCGTCGATGAATTCGTTCGTGAATTTCTCGCTCGAGAGATACATCACCTTGGCGTTTTTCTTGTGGCCTTGGACGTATTGGCCGATCGATTGCATGAGGTGCGTCTTGCCGAGACCAACCTCGCCATAAACGAAGAGTGGATTGTAAGTCCGGGCTGGTGCCTGGGCGACCGCGATGGCGGCGGCATGAGCAAATTGATTGTTCGCCCCGACGACGAATGTCTCAAATGTGTTCCGCGGGTTCATCC
Proteins encoded:
- the uvrA gene encoding excinuclease ABC subunit UvrA gives rise to the protein MPAQIIKITGARQHNLKNLTVEIPRDKLVVITGMSGSGKSSLAFDTLYAEGQRRYVESLSAYARQFLDQMQKPDVDFIEGLSPAIAIEQRSSGANPRSTIATTTEIFDYLRLLFSSIGQPHDPATGEEIRKQTPQQIVDRILEHAEGTKLVLLAPLVENQTGEFRDVLEKIKREGFVRVRIDGEMIEISTPEIPRLAKNKPHTIEAVVDRLVVREGVRSRLADSVETTLKWSANQLQLLVQSPDDAQWKDEKFSTNFSNPRTGFTMTPPAPKHFSFNSHLGACPVCHGLGTQQVCDPDLMISDFDKTLAEGAITPWNKGTKRMVAYYRILLGALVAHYQVPMDKPWSKLPEKFRRAVLFGTGDEDIAIKMTANGKTVHKPFEGVLPQMERLYETTESEFTKVRIRGFMSRHPCPVCQGARLKPEILAVTIRSTDGKELNIHTFCQLTIAEAADFMTKLAVTTQQLQITEEVLREIRNRLGFLSEVGLGYLSLNRESGTLSGGEAQRIRLATQIGSGLAGVLYVLDEPSIGLHQRDNDRLLGTLRRLRDLGNSVIVVEHDEDTIRAADYIFDMGPGAGPRGGQLVAQGTIEEILTSPTSLTGAFLSGRQKINVPRERHHPREDLLADPSRSVGWLTIVGASENNLRNVTAAFPLGLLTCVTGVSGSGKSTLVDDILRRALFRSFYRSKEKPGAHTNIVGLDQVDKAIVIDQTPIGRTPRSNPATYTGAFGPIRDLFAALPISRIRGYGSGRFSFNVKGGRCENCQGDGLIRIEMHFLADVYVECEVCVGKRYNRETLEVTFKGKNIADVLAMSIDEASRFFRQVPAISDKLVALEQVGLGYLRLGQSGTTLSGGEAQRVKLATELAKKATGRTVYILDEPTTGLHFADIEKLLEVLLRLRSSGNTLIVIEHNLEVIKCADWIIDLGPEGGSGGGQIVAAGPPEVIAKTPASETGRYLRRYLS
- the dnaN gene encoding DNA polymerase III subunit beta → MKFSVSKEKLNEGLQAVQNVVSTRTTLPILSNVLIQATESGLTLTTTDLDVGIRIQVEATVERIGATTLPARRLSSIVRELPSSDIQFDVDSKNSASIRCGASFFKILGLPEEEFPPLSRFENARVFNIKQKELKDGLKKTAYAISTDETRYVLNGVLHSFKENKLSLVATDGRRLALVDIELEFPRSQETEVIIPTKAITEISRLLKDDGEVKVSISDNQVAFELNNTLLISKLIEGNYPNYRQVIPGEARERVILERESFLNCVRRVAILASDKSNSVKLIFSKNNIDITANTPDVGEARESVAVTYKGKDMAIAFNPEFLMAPLRNLPNDEVFLDLIDEMSPGVIKIQTPFLYVLMPMRIS
- the dnaA gene encoding chromosomal replication initiator protein DnaA; the encoded protein is MHRIWHPISEAIRPQVSPDTFQRWFAEIQLTAADEEALTLCVPNNIYQVWIESNYQPLVQSAVTNILGQPRKLRFVYADSKALTKEPVTPKSVEVVAEVPLEPEAAAAATGMNPRNTFETFVVGANNQFAHAAAIAVAQAPARTYNPLFVYGEVGLGKTHLMQSIGQYVQGHKKNAKVMYLSSEKFTNEFIDAIQHNSLVKFRKKYRQADVLLIDDIQFLAGKERSQEEFFHTFNTLFEGHKQIVLSSDRPASEIANLEHRLVSRFEWGMTAELQPPDIETRMAILRKKAATLSIKLDAKVFEFLAQRIRTNVRRLEGALLRVASFASLSGKDLDRDVIENLLKDILNEEAKKTVTIDQIQRRVAEHYDVRIADMTSKRRPANIAYPRQVAMYLARQLTKSSLNEIGEAFGGRDHGTVLHACKVVNEKIANDETTRRAVSLIDSQLQR